Proteins encoded by one window of Vibrio algicola:
- a CDS encoding ribosomal protein uL16 3-hydroxylase, which yields MYQLSFSLSEFLAEYWQKKPTIIKGGLFFNTPEEGFVDPISPDELAGLAMEEEIDSRFISNLNDDWQAEHGPFSEEKFAELGETNWSLIVQASNHWHPQANDMLAPFKSMPGWLFDDLMVSFAMPDGGVGPHIDQYDVFICQGLGKRHWRVGAKDEGQYQEVCRHSALRQIEGFDAIIDDVLEPGDILYIPPGFPHDGYALEASMSYSVGYRSPKEQELVSNFADYVLACDLGDVHLHNPEQKAQDKHGMIQTADADIMISMLQKASQQPELLNNFLGCMLSQSRHQLNIVQPEDEWDIDEFMQHIESGESLFKVQGLRALYHENNPLTLFVNGEVFELNESLLNFIPFITEQDEINHKILNQLTAFPEAMQLLIKLLNRGYWFTE from the coding sequence ATGTACCAATTATCATTTTCGTTATCTGAATTTCTAGCTGAATACTGGCAGAAAAAACCGACCATCATCAAAGGCGGTCTCTTCTTTAATACTCCAGAAGAAGGTTTTGTCGATCCAATCAGCCCAGACGAATTAGCCGGCCTTGCGATGGAAGAAGAAATAGATTCGCGCTTTATTTCTAATTTAAATGACGATTGGCAAGCTGAACATGGCCCATTTAGCGAAGAAAAATTTGCCGAGCTTGGCGAAACTAACTGGTCTTTGATCGTGCAAGCTAGTAACCATTGGCACCCACAAGCCAACGATATGCTGGCACCATTTAAAAGCATGCCGGGTTGGTTATTTGATGACTTAATGGTGAGCTTTGCCATGCCAGATGGCGGCGTTGGTCCGCATATCGATCAATATGATGTATTTATTTGCCAAGGCTTAGGTAAGCGTCATTGGCGTGTCGGCGCTAAAGATGAAGGCCAATATCAAGAAGTGTGTCGCCATTCAGCGCTGCGTCAAATCGAAGGTTTTGATGCAATTATTGATGATGTATTAGAGCCGGGCGACATCTTATACATTCCACCGGGTTTCCCACACGATGGCTATGCTTTAGAAGCCTCAATGAGCTATTCGGTTGGTTACCGCTCACCAAAAGAGCAAGAACTGGTCAGCAATTTTGCCGATTACGTATTAGCTTGCGATCTTGGCGATGTTCACCTGCACAACCCTGAACAAAAAGCACAAGATAAGCACGGCATGATCCAAACCGCGGATGCTGACATCATGATTTCCATGCTGCAAAAAGCTTCGCAACAACCAGAATTATTAAATAACTTCTTAGGTTGCATGCTGAGCCAATCACGCCATCAACTCAATATTGTTCAGCCTGAAGATGAGTGGGATATTGATGAGTTTATGCAGCATATTGAGTCGGGTGAAAGCCTATTTAAAGTGCAAGGCTTACGCGCGCTGTACCATGAAAACAATCCGCTCACTCTTTTTGTTAATGGTGAGGTATTTGAACTCAATGAAAGCTTGCTCAACTTCATTCCGTTTATTACCGAGCAAGATGAGATTAATCACAAAATTTTAAATCAATTAACCGCCTTCCCTGAAGCAATGCAGTTATTGATCAAGTTGCTTAACCGTGGTTATTGGTTTACTGAGTGA
- the purB gene encoding adenylosuccinate lyase, giving the protein MELSALTAVSPVDGRYGSKTIALREIFSEYGLLKYRTIVEIRWLQKLAATAAIAEVPAFSDEANQYLDNLAANFSEEDANRIKTIESTTNHDVKAVEYFLKEKVAAMPELHAVNEFIHFACTSEDINNTSHALMLKEARNQVILPQIRTVIDAIKGLSVEYRDIPLLSRTHGQPASPSTMGKEMANVAYRMERQYKQIANVEILAKINGAVGNYNAHISAYPELDWHSFSEEFITQSLGVDWNPYTTQIEPHDYIAELFDAIARFNTILIDFDRDIWGYIALGHFKQRTIAGEIGSSTMPHKVNPIDFENSEGNLGLANAIFGHLAQKLPISRWQRDLTDSTVLRNLGVGCGYAVIAYSSVMRGISKLEVNRAALEAELDKNWEVLAEPVQTVMRRYGIEKPYEKLKELTRGKRVDGEGMRAFIDGLEIPEDEKARLKLMTPANYIGDAIKLTDQL; this is encoded by the coding sequence ATGGAGTTGTCAGCATTGACTGCTGTTTCACCGGTAGACGGCCGTTACGGAAGTAAAACGATTGCGTTACGCGAAATCTTCAGTGAGTACGGTTTACTTAAATACCGTACTATCGTTGAAATTCGCTGGTTACAAAAGCTTGCCGCCACCGCAGCCATTGCAGAAGTGCCAGCTTTTAGTGATGAAGCCAATCAATACCTTGATAACCTAGCGGCTAACTTCTCAGAAGAAGATGCTAACCGTATCAAAACGATTGAAAGCACCACCAACCACGATGTCAAAGCGGTTGAGTATTTCCTGAAAGAAAAAGTGGCAGCAATGCCAGAACTGCACGCAGTCAATGAATTCATTCACTTTGCTTGTACTTCTGAAGATATCAACAACACGTCGCATGCTTTAATGCTTAAAGAAGCACGCAACCAAGTGATCTTACCGCAAATCCGTACTGTGATTGATGCGATTAAAGGCCTTTCGGTAGAATACCGTGATATTCCTTTATTGTCTCGCACCCACGGCCAGCCTGCTTCACCTTCTACTATGGGTAAAGAAATGGCTAACGTAGCATACCGTATGGAGCGTCAATACAAGCAAATCGCTAACGTTGAAATCCTAGCGAAAATCAACGGCGCTGTTGGTAACTACAACGCACACATCTCTGCCTACCCAGAGCTTGATTGGCATTCATTCAGCGAAGAGTTTATTACTCAATCTCTTGGCGTTGATTGGAACCCATACACCACTCAAATCGAACCGCATGATTACATTGCTGAGTTATTCGATGCTATAGCACGTTTCAACACTATCTTGATCGATTTCGATCGTGATATTTGGGGCTACATTGCACTGGGTCACTTTAAGCAAAGAACGATTGCGGGCGAAATTGGTTCTTCAACCATGCCGCATAAAGTTAACCCAATCGATTTTGAAAACTCAGAAGGTAACCTTGGTTTGGCCAATGCTATCTTTGGTCATTTGGCGCAAAAACTGCCGATTTCCCGCTGGCAGCGCGACCTTACCGACTCCACCGTTCTACGTAACTTAGGCGTTGGTTGTGGCTATGCAGTAATCGCTTATTCTTCAGTAATGCGTGGTATTAGCAAGCTTGAAGTTAACCGCGCCGCGCTAGAAGCAGAGCTAGATAAAAACTGGGAAGTATTAGCCGAACCAGTACAAACTGTGATGCGTCGTTACGGTATTGAAAAACCTTACGAGAAGTTAAAAGAACTGACTCGTGGTAAGCGTGTTGATGGCGAAGGCATGCGTGCATTTATCGATGGTCTAGAAATCCCTGAAGATGAAAAAGCGCGTCTTAAACTGATGACACCCGCTAACTACATTGGCGATGCAATAAAGTTAACTGATCAGCTTTAA
- the hflD gene encoding high frequency lysogenization protein HflD → MAQTLYDRTLAFAGICQAVALVQQVAKNGHCDDDAFEATLKTIVNMNPSSTLDVFGDESNLKLGLETLIKGIDNSPSGTEATRYIISIMSLERKLNARSDAMTQLGDRLETVSRQTEHFDLLDDQMISNLASVYLDVISPVGPRIQIAGTPAVLQQTTNQHKVRALLLAGMRCAVLWRQVGGKRRHLLLGRKKMVEQAKILLARA, encoded by the coding sequence GTGGCACAAACACTTTATGACCGTACCTTAGCGTTTGCAGGGATCTGCCAAGCCGTCGCACTTGTTCAACAGGTGGCGAAAAACGGGCATTGTGACGACGACGCGTTTGAAGCAACATTAAAAACCATCGTTAATATGAATCCAAGCAGCACCTTAGATGTGTTTGGCGATGAATCCAATTTAAAACTTGGCTTAGAAACCTTAATTAAAGGCATCGACAATAGCCCAAGTGGTACCGAAGCGACACGTTACATTATCAGCATTATGTCGCTAGAACGTAAGCTCAATGCTCGTTCTGATGCCATGACGCAACTGGGCGATCGCCTAGAAACCGTCTCTCGCCAAACCGAACATTTCGATTTACTCGACGACCAAATGATCAGCAACTTAGCCAGCGTCTATTTAGATGTGATAAGCCCTGTTGGCCCGCGCATTCAAATTGCGGGAACGCCAGCCGTATTACAACAAACCACTAACCAACATAAAGTGCGAGCGCTATTATTAGCCGGCATGCGTTGCGCGGTATTGTGGCGTCAAGTGGGCGGTAAGCGTCGTCATTTATTGTTAGGCCGCAAAAAAATGGTCGAACAAGCGAAAATTTTATTAGCGCGTGCATAA
- the mnmA gene encoding tRNA 2-thiouridine(34) synthase MnmA, protein MSDNSQKSPNSDKKVIVGMSGGVDSSVSAYLLQQQGYQVEGLFMKNWEEDDNEEYCTAAEDLADAQAVCDKLGIHLHTINFAAEYWDNVFEYFLAEYKAGRTPNPDILCNKEIKFKAFLEFADEVLDADFIAMGHYVRRTFPTVEEQAAGILPKMLRGIDNNKDQSYFLYTLSHEQVARSLFPVGELEKPEVRRIAEEQDLITAKKKDSTGICFIGERKFTEFLSRYLPAQPGKIETPEGQVIGEHQGLMYHTLGQRKGLHIGGQKGGGGNEEPWYVAEKDLKRNVLIAVQGGEHPLLKSTGLIAAQLDWVDRTAITEPLRCTVKTRYRQQDIACTIEPMDATTSEDNPSIRVIFDQPQVAVTPGQSAVFYSGEVCLGGGIIEARL, encoded by the coding sequence ATGTCAGATAACAGCCAAAAGTCCCCAAATAGTGATAAAAAAGTCATCGTCGGAATGTCCGGTGGTGTAGATTCATCCGTTTCAGCTTACCTTCTTCAACAGCAAGGCTATCAAGTTGAAGGCCTTTTCATGAAAAATTGGGAAGAAGATGATAACGAAGAATATTGTACTGCGGCGGAAGATCTAGCCGATGCTCAGGCTGTATGTGACAAACTCGGTATCCACTTACATACCATTAATTTTGCTGCTGAATATTGGGACAACGTGTTTGAGTATTTCTTAGCCGAATACAAAGCCGGTCGTACTCCAAATCCTGATATTTTGTGCAACAAAGAAATCAAATTTAAAGCCTTCTTAGAATTTGCCGATGAAGTACTTGATGCCGATTTTATTGCGATGGGTCATTATGTGCGTCGCACCTTCCCGACAGTCGAAGAACAAGCGGCTGGCATCTTGCCGAAAATGCTGCGTGGCATCGACAATAATAAAGATCAAAGTTACTTCTTATATACCCTTAGCCATGAGCAAGTGGCGCGCAGTTTATTCCCTGTCGGTGAGCTTGAAAAGCCCGAAGTTCGCCGTATTGCTGAAGAGCAAGATTTGATCACCGCCAAGAAAAAAGATTCTACCGGCATCTGCTTTATTGGTGAGCGCAAATTTACTGAATTCTTATCACGTTACTTACCGGCGCAACCCGGTAAAATTGAAACCCCAGAAGGTCAAGTGATTGGCGAGCATCAAGGTTTGATGTACCACACCTTAGGCCAACGTAAAGGTTTACACATTGGCGGCCAAAAAGGCGGCGGTGGTAACGAAGAACCTTGGTATGTTGCAGAAAAAGATTTAAAACGGAACGTATTAATTGCAGTTCAAGGTGGCGAGCATCCACTATTAAAATCAACCGGTTTAATCGCCGCTCAATTGGATTGGGTTGATCGCACGGCGATCACCGAGCCGCTACGTTGCACAGTGAAAACGCGTTACCGCCAACAAGACATTGCCTGTACCATTGAGCCGATGGACGCAACCACTTCAGAAGATAACCCAAGCATTCGAGTTATTTTCGATCAACCACAAGTTGCCGTCACCCCTGGACAATCGGCGGTGTTCTACAGTGGCGAAGTTTGCCTTGGTGGTGGTATCATCGAGGCTCGACTTTAA